CGACGACGACCAGCTGGTCGGCATCGTCACCGAGGCCGACCTGATCCGCGGCCGGATCCCGGCGGACGCGCGTTCGGAGCACTTGCACCCCTACCACCCGGGTGCGATCGAGACCACCGTCGGCGCGGTGATGACCACGCCGGCCACCGGCATGTCGTCCGGCACCGACGTCTCCGACCTGTGCCAGGCGCTGGTGGACGGCCGGATCCGGGCGATGCCGATCGTCGACGGCAGCCGGGTGGTCGGCATCGTCACCCGCGGCGACGTGGTGCGCGTCCTCGCTCGCGAGGACCACGCGATCGCCGCGGACGTCCGGCACCGGCTGGAAATCTACGGCGGCGCCGGCCGCTGGAAGGTCGAGGTGCACGACGGGATCGTGCGCATCGTCGACCGTTTTGACGACGAAACCGATCGCCACGTCGCGACCCTGCTGGCACTGGCAGTGCCCGGAGTGGTCGGAGCGGACACCGAGTCCGAGAAGGAGGGGCAATGACCGACCGGAATCGCACAGTGCTTGTCGGGATCGACGGCTCGGAGGGGGCCGACGAAGCGGTCCGCTGGGCTGCGCGGCTGGCCGAGGGACGCGATCTAGAGCTGGAACTGGTGCACTGCCTGCAGGTGGCCGGGCTGGCCTACGGCGGCGGACTCGCCGGCAGCGACGTGCTCTTCGAAGGGATGCAGAAGGACGGCGAGCGGATCGCGGCCGAGGCGCGCGAACTCGCCCTCTCGATCGACCCTTCGCTCGAAGTTCGCACCAACGTGTACACCGACTCGGCGGCGGCGCTGCTGATCGACCGGTCGCGGAAGGCCCGGATGGTCGTGGTCGGCCGCACCGGGACCGGCGGGTTCACCGGGATGCTGGTGGGCGCGACGACGTCGGCGGTCGCCAGTCACGCCCGGTGCCCGGTCGCGGTGGTCCGCGGCCGGCACGGAGACGGCCCGGTGCCGCTGGACGGCCCGGTGGCGGTCGGCATCGACGGCAGCCCCAACAGCGAGGCCGCGATCGCGACGGCGTTCGAGGAGGCCAGTTTCCGGGGCGTCCCGCTGGTGGCGGTGCACGCTTGGGTCGACGTGGTCTACGACTCGACGGCGAGCACCGCGCGGCTCATGCCGCAGTGGGAAACGTTGCAGCCGAACGAGGAACGGCTGCTGGCCGAGCGTCTTGCCGGCTGGCAGGAGAAGTACCCGGACGTCGAGGTACAGCGGAGGCTGGTCCGGGACCGGCCGCGGCACGCGCTGCTGGACGAGTCCGACCGGGCGCAGCTGGTGGTCGTCGGCAGCCACGGCAGGGGAGGCTTCGCCGGGATGCTGCTCGGGTCGACCAGCCAGGCGATGATCCACCACGCCTCCTGCCCGGTCTTGGTCGTGCGGCCGGAACCGCAGCGGTGACGGCGGTCTCGTCGCCGGCGGCGACGCTGACCGAGACGGAACTGGCCCAGGTCGACGCGCAATGGCGGGCCGCGAACTACCTCGCGGCCGGCCAGATCTACCTGATGGCCAATCCGTTGCTGCGCGAACCGCTGGCGCCCGAGCAGATCAAGCCCCGGCTGCTCGGGCACTGGGGAACCTCGCCCGGCTTGAACTTCGTCTACGCCCACCTGAACCGGGCGATCCTGGCGCACGGCCTGGACGCGCTGTTCGTGACCGGGCCTGGCCACGGGGCCCCGGCGCTGCGTGCGCAAACCTGGCTGGAGGGCAGCTATTCCGAGGTGTGGCCGGAGGTTTCCCGCGACGCGGAGGGGATGGCCCGGCTCTTTCGGCAGTTCTCCTTTCCCGGCGGCGTGCCCAGCCACGCTTCGCCGCACGTCCCGGGGTCGATCCACGAGGGCGGCGAGCTGGGCTACTCGCTCGCGCACGCTTGCGGCGCGGCATTCGACAATCCGGGCCTGCTCGTCGCGTGCGTCGTCGGCGACGGCGAGGCGGAGACCGGCCCGCTCTCCACGAGCTGGCAGTCCAGCCGGTTCCTGGACCCGCGCCGGGACGGCGCGGTGCTGCCGATCCTGCACCTGAACGGTTACAAGATCGCCAATCCGACCGTGCTGTCCCGGATCCCGCCGTCCGAATTGGACGCGTTGCTGCGCGGCGCGGGCTGGGCCCCGGTGTACGTGGAAGGCGACGAGCCCGCGGCGATGCACCAGGAAATGGCTGCCGCGCTGGACGCCGCGGTCGCCGACCTGGCCGTGCTGCGGCGGGGCGGGCCGGCCCGGCCGCGGCCGATGATCGTGCTCCGGTCGCCGAAAGGCTGGACCGGTCCGGCCACAGTGGACGGTCAGCGGATCGAGGGGACCTGGCGGGCGCACCAGATCCCGCTGGCGCGGGTCCGGGAGGACCCGGCGCATCTGCGGCAGCTGGAAGCCTGGCTGCGTTCCTACCGGCCGGAAGAACTGTTCGACGCGGCCGGCCGCCCGACCGGCGAGGTGACCGCGCTGATTCCGCGCGGCGAGCGGCGGATGGGCGCCACCCCGCACGCGAACGGCGGCGTGCTGCTGCGCCCGCTCGATCTTCCGCCGGTCGCCGACCACTCGGCGCCGGTGCCCGTGCCCGGCGCGAGCGCCGCGGAACCGACCCGGGCGCTCGGCCGGTTTCTGCGGGAAGTGTTCCGGCGCAATGCCGAGCGGGCGAACTTCCGGTTGTTCGGCCCGGACGAGACCGCGTCCAACCGGCTCGACGCGGTGTACGAGGTCACCGGCAAGACCTGGCAGCTGCCGCCCGGCCCGCCGGAAGACCGGCTCGCGCCGGACGGGCGGGTCATGGAGGTGCTCTCCGAGCATCTGTGCCAAGGCTGGCTCGAGGGCTACCTGCTCAGCGGCCGGCACGGCCTGTTCTCCTGCTACGAGGCGTTCGCGCACGTCGTCGACTCGATGGTCAACCAGCACGCCAAGTGGCTGCGGGTGCACCGGGAGATCCCGTGGCGGCGGCCGGTCGCGTCGCTGAACTACCTGCTGACCTCGCACGTGTGGCGCCAAGATCACAACGGGTTCTCCCATCAGGACCCGGGTTTCGTGGACCACGTGGCGAACAAGGCCCCGGAGATCGTGCGGGTGTACTTCCCGCCGGACACGAACACGCTGCTGGAGGTGGCCGCGCATTGCCTGCGCAGCCGCGACCTGGTGAACGTGGTGGTGGCGGGCAAGAACGAGACGCCGGACTGGCTGGACGCGGAGGAAGCGGCGCTGCACTGCGCGCGCGGCGTGAGCATCTGGGAGTGGGCGAGCACGGGAACGGACCGCGAACCGGACGTGGTGCTCGCCTGCGCGGGCGACGCGCCGACGCTGGAAGTGCTTGCCGCCGCGTCGATCTTGCGCGCCGAGCTGCCAGAGCTGGCGGTGCGGGTCGTGAATGTGGTGGACCTGATGCGGCTGCAGCCCGAGACGGAGCACCCGCACGGGCTGAGCGACCGCGAGTTCGACGCACTGTTCACCCCGGACCGTCCGGTGCTTTTCGCCTATCACGGCTATCCGTGGCTGATCCACCGGCTGGCCTACCGCCGGACGAACCACGCGGAACTGCACGTGCGCGGCTACACCGAACACGGCACCACGACCACGCCGTTCGACATGCTGGTGCTCAACCGGATGGACCGGTTTCAGCTGGTGATCGACGTGCTCGACCGGGTGCCCGGCCTGCTCGCCACGACCGGCCCGCTGCGCCAGCGGATGACCCGCGCGCAGGAACGGCACCGGCGGTGGATCGCCGAACACGGCACCGATCTGCCGGAGGTGCGGGAGTGGCGCTGGCCGGGGCGGTGACTGGCGCCGGACCGGGGGTAGGGACCGGCGCCAGGCAGGGGGTGGGAACCGGCACCGGGCCGGGGTGGGAACCGGCACCGGTGCCGGGCCGGGGGTGGGAACGGACTGCCGATCACCAGTTGACGGTCTTGCCCTCGCGGTCGAGGTAGTGCAGTCCGCCCTTGCCCGCGTACGCCTCGATCGTGTCGGCGACCCCGGGAATGCTCTCGTCGATGGTCAGCCGTGCGCCGGGGCCGCCCAGTTCGGTCTTCACCCAGCCGGGCGCCATCAGCAGCAGCGTGCGCGGATCGTCGGCGTGCCGTGCGGCGAAGCTGCGCATGAGCTGGTTCAGCGCGGACTTGCTCGCCCGGTAGACCTCGAAGCCGCCCTTCGTGTTGTCGGCGATGCTGCCCTGGCCGGACGACATCACCCCGATCGTGCCGGTCGCGCGCACCAGGTCCTGCAGGGTCTCGATCACGCGCAGCGGGCTGAGCACGTTGGTCACCATGACCCGGGCGAAGTCTTCGGTGGACACGTCGGCGACGGTCGCCGAAGGGTCGGTCGTGTAGTTGGTGCCGGCGTTGACGTACAGCAGGTCGAAGGCCGACCGGGCCAGTCGCTCTCGCAGCGCCGCGACTTGTTCGGGCACGGTGATGTCGACCGTCTCCACGGTCAACCGGCCCTCGGCCGACTCGGCCAGCTCGTGCAGTGCCGACGGCGTGCGCTCGGTCGCGGTGACCCGCCAGCCGCGGCTGAGGAACTCGGCGGTCAGCGCGTAGCCCAGTCCTCGCGACGCTCCCACGATCAGTGCGGTCTTGCCAGTGTCGTTCATGCGGGCTCCTTGCCAGGTTCTGGCGCCGGGGTTCGTCGGAACCCGGACAGGCGGGGCGCCTTCCGAAATGCCTATCAACTGATAGCTAATATAGGCGAGGAGAAAATACCTGTCAAACGATAGGCATTGGCGGAGTCCCGAAGCTACGCTGACCCGGTGGACGACGAACAGCGCTCGCAGCTCTTCGAGCTGGCCGACCTGATCCTGGCGGTCGCCCGCCACCTCAACGCCGCCAAGGAGGCCGACGCCGAGTCGGGGTCGCCGTTGGAAGGAGCGGTGATGCGGTTCGTCGACCGGCACCCCGGCGCGACGGTCAGCGAGGCGGCCGAGGCCACCCAGATGATCTCCAGCAACGTCAGCCGGGCGGTGCGAGGCTTGGCGCAGAAGGGGCTGCTGCGCCGGGAAACAGATCCCGGCGACGCCCGGCGAGCGCGGCTCTATCCCACCCCGAAGGCGGCGGAGAATCTGCGGCGGCTGCGCGACAGCTGGTCCGGTCTGCTCGACGGAACCGTCCCGGATCCCGGCGAGACCGGCGCCCTGATCGCGACACTGCACAACATCGAGACCCGGCTCGTCGCCCGATCCCGGGACACCGCCTGAAAGCTGGTGCTTCTTCAGCGGTCGGCTGCGAACCAAGCCGGATCAGCTGCAGCCTGCTGATAGTCAAATGTCCGTTTGCGCTAGTCCGTGAAGGGCCCCTTGAGGGAATCTGATTCCCTCAAGGGGCCCTTCACGGACCTGACGAACCGGCCAGACGATGGTCAGGCTGGCGTTAAGGACGAGCCGCTACCGGTACTGCCACCCCGCGTACAGCCACCGTCCGCCGCTGTCGCGCGCCCACCACGCGGGCGCGCGAACCGGTGGCGCCGGATACCGTTCCGGCTCAGCGAAGTTCGGCGAAGGCTCGGCCCCTGCTCGCGAAATCGCCTTCCCCAGCTGCTGCACGGCTTCCGCGCCGAAAACCGGCAGGCCGTTCTCCACGAGCACCGGCAAGGCCCCGGCGCCGAACCCAGCCCACTCTTCCTGCCAGGCACGCATCCGCCGCCACGCACCGGTGGTGACCGGTCCTCGGCCGAGGCTTACCGCGTAGCCGGACAAGCGGATCGGGTCGGAGCCGGAGTGGCCGCGCAGCATCGGCCCGGCGAGCCGCGTGCGCAGCGCCTCCGGGTTGCCGATGTCCACGCCTTCGTACCAGTAGTCCCGAAACAGCAGGCGCCGCACATCGTCGGCTACCCCCGCGCCGTACGCCTCGGCGTAGCCGGCGATCGCCGCACTGGTGTTGGGGACGAAGGCGGGCATCGTCGGCGCCGGCGGCTCGCCCGGCTGTCGCAGTTCCACAGCTTCCGCGTATTCGGCCTCGAAAGCGGCGTCGGGCCGTTCGCCGGTCACCTCGGGCCGCGGCGCGCGCTCGACGGCCCGCCAGTCCACGCCGATCCCGGCCGCTCGCAGCGCATCGGCCCGGCAGTTGGCGAGCCAGCACAGCGGGCTGGCGAAATCCGCGTACACGACGAGGTCCATCGCGCCTCCAAGGCATCGCAGGAGCGGTTGATTCCGTTCTACGGCACGGTCCGGCCACGGCGCGGCGACCGAAAGTCCCCGAGGCCGCGCCGAACGTCACCGTTGCGGGCCGTTCTTGACGGTGCTCGCCTTGACCGGCAAAACTGAATAGTTCGCAGCGCAGCCAAACGCAGCAGCCGACGGGTGGGGAGCCGAGGTGACCGAGCGGGACGCGCCGGAGAGGGCCGGGCTGACCTTTCCCGACGAGCCGAGACTGGAACTGGACCAGTTGCTGGGTCAGCTGATCGACCGTGCCCAGGAGGTGATGGGCACGCAAGGACGGCTGCGCGGGCTGCTGCGCGCGACCCAGGCGATCACCGGCGCGCTGGACCTGCCCGCCTTGCTGCGCCGCATCGTCGACGCGTCCCGGGAACTGGTCGGCGCCCGGTATGCGGCGCTGGGGGTGATCGGGCCGGACGGGCGGCTGCTGGAGTTCGTGCACGCCGGGATGGACGACCAGGCGGTGGCCCGGATCGGACATCTGCCGGAGGGCAAGGGACTGCTGGGCGCGGTGATCGAGGACCCGCGGCCGATCCGGCTGGCCCGTCTGCAGGACGACCCTCGCTCGACCGGCTTCCCGGACGGGCACCCGCCGATGACCAGCTTCCTTGGCGTGCCGGTTCGCGCGCGCGGCTCGGTGTTCGGCAACCTCTACCTGGCCGACGGCGTGCACGGGCCGTTCACCGAGGAGGACGAACAGCTCGCCCTCGCGCTGGCTGCCGCGGCGGGCAGCGCGATCGAGAACGCCCGGCTGTACGAGACGGCGCGCACCCGCCAGGAATGGCTCCGCGCGTCGGCGGCGATCACTCGCGAGCTGCTGTCCGCGGAGTCCGGCGATCCGCTCGACCGGGTGCTGGACAACGTGCGCGGCCTGGCGGAGGCCGGCCTGGTCTGCGTGCTCCGCCCGGCCGACGGCGGCGCGGTCCGGATCGAGCGCGCGATCGGCACGGTCTCCGACGGGCTGGCCGGGACGGTGCTGGCGGAGGGCGCCCCGGCGGCCGGCTCGATGCTGGCGAACGGGAAACCGGGCATCCGGTCGTGGCCGGGCGAGCGGACGCGGCTGCCGGTCGTGGCCGCGTCGGCGCTGAATCTGGACACGGTCCTGGCAGTCCCGCTGACCGGCCAGGACGGCGTGCTGATCGCCGCCCGCGTCGCCGGCCGCCCCGCGTTCACCGACGAGGACCTGGAGATGGCGGCCTGGTTCGTCGACCAGGCGGCGGTGGCCACCGAGCTGGCGCAGGCCCGCACCGAACGGGAACTCGCCGCGTTGCACGACGAGCGGGACCGGATCGCCGCCCAGCTGCACAGCGAGCTCCTGCAACGGCTCTACTCGGCCGGGCTGTCCCTGCACACCACCGTCGGTCTGGCCCGGTCGTCGGTCGTCGGCGCCCGGATCCGGGAGACGATCACGGAGCTGGACGACATCATCGAGCGCGTGCAGGGCACGGTGTTCGCGCTGGAAGATCCGCCTGCGCCGGCGCCCGCGCCGGTCCGCGCCGAAGTGCTGCGCGTACTGGCGGACGCGGGCGAAACGCTCGGGTTCGCGGTGTCCACGCAGCTGACCGGGAAACTGGACGAGATCCCGGCGGAGGCGGTGGTCCCGTTCCTCGACGAGGCATTGCGGCTGGTCGCCCGGCACGGCGCGGCCCAGGCGGCGGAAGCCGAGATCACGGCGGAACCGGAGCGGGCGACGGCGGTCGTCAGCTACGACGGGGCGGGCGACCTCGTGCGGACCGCCGGGCCGGAGCTGGCCTCGCTCGCCGAACAGGCGACCCGGCGGGGCGGCGTGTTCGCCGTCGACGGGCACCGGATGAGCTGGACCGTGCCGACCGGCACGGGACCTCCTGCGCGGAGATGATGACTTTGGTCCTCCCCCCGGGGGGACCTTCCCGTCGTACGCTCGTTGCCTGACCGCACGGCGCAGCGCCGTGCCCGAAATGGGAGAAGAACGGATGCTGCGGGTTTTCCTGGTCGATGATCACGAGGTGGTTCGTCGCGGTGTGGCGGACCTGCTGGAAGAGTCGGAGGAGCTGACGGTTGTCGGCCAGGCCGGCAATGTTTCGCAGGCGCTGGCCCGGATTCCGGCGCTGCGCCCGGATGTGGCGGTGCTGGACGTGCGGCTGCCGGACGGCAACGGGATCGAGCTGGCTCGTGAGCTGCGGTCGCGGCTGCCGGAGCTGATGTGCCTGATGCTCACCTCCTACACCGACGAGCAGGCAATGCTGGACGCGGTCATGGCCGGGGCTAGCGGTTACGTGATCAAGGACATCAAGGGTCTTGACCTGGTTTCGGCGGTGCTGGAGGTGGGGGCGGGCAAGTCGCTGCTGGATGCGCACGCGGCGGCTGCGTTGATGTCGAAGCTTCGCGACAGTGCGGAGAAGAAGCGCGGTCCGTTGGCTCAGCTGTCGGATCAGGAACGCACGCTGCTGGAGCTGATCGGCGAGGGGCTGACGAACCGGCAGATTTCCGAGCGCATGTTCCTGGCCGAGAAGACGGTGAAGAACTACGTTTCGCGGCTGTTGACCAAGCTCGGCATGGAGCGGCGCACGCAGGCTGCCGTGCTGGCCACCGAACTGCGGGGCCAGCGGCAGTAACCGCCTCTCAGGCGATCAGCGGCGACGGCTCGACGAGCACGTCGTCCAGCGTCCGTCGCGGTGTCCAGGAAACCGGGGAGCCGTAGCCGAGCCGCAGCACGATCTGCGGCCACAGGCCGCCGCCGAGCAGGTCGCGCAGCTGGGCGCGGACGGCGGGCACCTCGACCGGCTGCGAGACGAACGACGCGTCGATGCCTTCCGCGGTGGCGGTCAGCAAAACTCGCTGCATCGCTTGCCCGGCGCGCAACCGGTCGGTCGGGGTGTCGCCGAACGTCCCGATCACCACTACCAGCGGGCCGGCGGAAGGCGCCCGCGAACTAGTGCCGTAGTCGCGCAGGACCCAGGTGTCGTCGGCCGCGACGGTGCCGCCGGCGGCGAACGGGACTCCGTCGCGGTTGCCTTGGCCACGGCCGGTCCAGCGCTGCCATTCGGCGACGAACGCCGGGTCGGCCATCTGGACCCGGTGGCTTTTCCGCACCAGGTCCCGGAGACCGGCGACCTGGCCGGCGTCCAGCTGCGGCATCCAGGCGTGCTCGACCTCCGCGGCGTGCCGCAGCCGGCCGATCGCGGCCGCGGGCACCGGTTCGGCGGCGAACGGGGTCCGGTTGGTGTGCCGTTTCGGGATGGCGGTGGCCAGTACCGCGAGCCGGCGGTCGATCGGCGCGGTGGCTTGCGGGAGCACGAGGGCGAGCAAGTCCGGGTCGTCGCGGCGGGGCATCAGGGAGGTCGCCGGGTGCACGCCCATCGCGTGGATCGCGGTGCGCAGGTTGAACAGGGCCGCGCCGCAGGACAGCAGCAGCTCGCGCCGGTCCGCGTCGACGACCGGCAGAGTCCGGTCGGCGTCCGCGTACAGCTCGATTCCGTCCGGCCCGCTCGCGAACAGCCAGGGCTGGGTGTTGTGCGTGGACGGGGCGAGGGTGGCGGCGCGCAGGGCGGAGGCCACCTGATCGGTGCTGAGTTGGCCCGCCGGGGCCACGTGGAGCGTCATAGTTCTCCCCAGGCCGTGAAACACGGCACACTGTGGTCGTACCTAGTCGTTCCAGGATGGCTCCCTCCGTAGAGGGCGCACAGAGGCGAAAGTCATCTGCCCGGGGCGGCGTCGAGCACGAAGAGGGACGGCGGGACCGATGCCGGAGACCGGAGAGGGCGGCCGCAGGCTGTCTGGAACTCTCTCCCAGCTGCGCCTGCGCGAAACGCTGCGCGACCTGCAGGATCGGATCGAGGTGCTGATCGGCACCCGGGACAAGATGGACGGCCTGCTCGACGCGGTGCTCGCGGTCGCGTCCGGGCTGGAGCTGGACACCACGCTGCGGCGGATCGTGCAGGCCGCGGTCGACCTGGTCGAGGCGCGCTACGGCGCGCTGGGCGTGCTCGGCGCCGACGGCGGGCCGCTGGCGGAATTCGTGTACCAGGGCATCGACGAGCCGACCCGTGAGCTGATCGGGCCGCTGCCGGAGGGGCACGGACTGCTCGGGCTGGTCATCGACGAAGCGAAACCGCTGCGGCTGGAGGAGATCTCCTCGCATCCGGCCTCGGTCGGCTTCCCGGCCAACCATCCGCCGATGCATTCGTTCCTCGGGGTGCCGGTGCGGGTGCGCGACGAGGTGTTCGGCAATCTCTACCTGACCGAGAAGCGGGACGGCGAGGCGTTCACCGACGACGACGAGGTCATCGTGCAGGCGCTGGCCGCCGCGGCCGGGATCGCGATCGAGAACGCGCACCTCTACCAGCAGGCGCGGGCGCGGCAGCGCTGGCTGGGCGCGACCAGCGAGGTGACCACCGAG
This sequence is a window from Amycolatopsis benzoatilytica AK 16/65. Protein-coding genes within it:
- a CDS encoding CBS domain-containing protein, producing the protein MRARDLMSAPVVTVHPWTPAKVAAEILSDHGYTALPVVDDDDQLVGIVTEADLIRGRIPADARSEHLHPYHPGAIETTVGAVMTTPATGMSSGTDVSDLCQALVDGRIRAMPIVDGSRVVGIVTRGDVVRVLAREDHAIAADVRHRLEIYGGAGRWKVEVHDGIVRIVDRFDDETDRHVATLLALAVPGVVGADTESEKEGQ
- a CDS encoding universal stress protein; translated protein: MTDRNRTVLVGIDGSEGADEAVRWAARLAEGRDLELELVHCLQVAGLAYGGGLAGSDVLFEGMQKDGERIAAEARELALSIDPSLEVRTNVYTDSAAALLIDRSRKARMVVVGRTGTGGFTGMLVGATTSAVASHARCPVAVVRGRHGDGPVPLDGPVAVGIDGSPNSEAAIATAFEEASFRGVPLVAVHAWVDVVYDSTASTARLMPQWETLQPNEERLLAERLAGWQEKYPDVEVQRRLVRDRPRHALLDESDRAQLVVVGSHGRGGFAGMLLGSTSQAMIHHASCPVLVVRPEPQR
- a CDS encoding phosphoketolase family protein yields the protein MTAVSSPAATLTETELAQVDAQWRAANYLAAGQIYLMANPLLREPLAPEQIKPRLLGHWGTSPGLNFVYAHLNRAILAHGLDALFVTGPGHGAPALRAQTWLEGSYSEVWPEVSRDAEGMARLFRQFSFPGGVPSHASPHVPGSIHEGGELGYSLAHACGAAFDNPGLLVACVVGDGEAETGPLSTSWQSSRFLDPRRDGAVLPILHLNGYKIANPTVLSRIPPSELDALLRGAGWAPVYVEGDEPAAMHQEMAAALDAAVADLAVLRRGGPARPRPMIVLRSPKGWTGPATVDGQRIEGTWRAHQIPLARVREDPAHLRQLEAWLRSYRPEELFDAAGRPTGEVTALIPRGERRMGATPHANGGVLLRPLDLPPVADHSAPVPVPGASAAEPTRALGRFLREVFRRNAERANFRLFGPDETASNRLDAVYEVTGKTWQLPPGPPEDRLAPDGRVMEVLSEHLCQGWLEGYLLSGRHGLFSCYEAFAHVVDSMVNQHAKWLRVHREIPWRRPVASLNYLLTSHVWRQDHNGFSHQDPGFVDHVANKAPEIVRVYFPPDTNTLLEVAAHCLRSRDLVNVVVAGKNETPDWLDAEEAALHCARGVSIWEWASTGTDREPDVVLACAGDAPTLEVLAAASILRAELPELAVRVVNVVDLMRLQPETEHPHGLSDREFDALFTPDRPVLFAYHGYPWLIHRLAYRRTNHAELHVRGYTEHGTTTTPFDMLVLNRMDRFQLVIDVLDRVPGLLATTGPLRQRMTRAQERHRRWIAEHGTDLPEVREWRWPGR
- a CDS encoding SDR family NAD(P)-dependent oxidoreductase — encoded protein: MNDTGKTALIVGASRGLGYALTAEFLSRGWRVTATERTPSALHELAESAEGRLTVETVDITVPEQVAALRERLARSAFDLLYVNAGTNYTTDPSATVADVSTEDFARVMVTNVLSPLRVIETLQDLVRATGTIGVMSSGQGSIADNTKGGFEVYRASKSALNQLMRSFAARHADDPRTLLLMAPGWVKTELGGPGARLTIDESIPGVADTIEAYAGKGGLHYLDREGKTVNW
- a CDS encoding MarR family winged helix-turn-helix transcriptional regulator; its protein translation is MDDEQRSQLFELADLILAVARHLNAAKEADAESGSPLEGAVMRFVDRHPGATVSEAAEATQMISSNVSRAVRGLAQKGLLRRETDPGDARRARLYPTPKAAENLRRLRDSWSGLLDGTVPDPGETGALIATLHNIETRLVARSRDTA
- a CDS encoding GAF domain-containing protein, translated to MTERDAPERAGLTFPDEPRLELDQLLGQLIDRAQEVMGTQGRLRGLLRATQAITGALDLPALLRRIVDASRELVGARYAALGVIGPDGRLLEFVHAGMDDQAVARIGHLPEGKGLLGAVIEDPRPIRLARLQDDPRSTGFPDGHPPMTSFLGVPVRARGSVFGNLYLADGVHGPFTEEDEQLALALAAAAGSAIENARLYETARTRQEWLRASAAITRELLSAESGDPLDRVLDNVRGLAEAGLVCVLRPADGGAVRIERAIGTVSDGLAGTVLAEGAPAAGSMLANGKPGIRSWPGERTRLPVVAASALNLDTVLAVPLTGQDGVLIAARVAGRPAFTDEDLEMAAWFVDQAAVATELAQARTERELAALHDERDRIAAQLHSELLQRLYSAGLSLHTTVGLARSSVVGARIRETITELDDIIERVQGTVFALEDPPAPAPAPVRAEVLRVLADAGETLGFAVSTQLTGKLDEIPAEAVVPFLDEALRLVARHGAAQAAEAEITAEPERATAVVSYDGAGDLVRTAGPELASLAEQATRRGGVFAVDGHRMSWTVPTGTGPPARR
- a CDS encoding response regulator; this encodes MLRVFLVDDHEVVRRGVADLLEESEELTVVGQAGNVSQALARIPALRPDVAVLDVRLPDGNGIELARELRSRLPELMCLMLTSYTDEQAMLDAVMAGASGYVIKDIKGLDLVSAVLEVGAGKSLLDAHAAAALMSKLRDSAEKKRGPLAQLSDQERTLLELIGEGLTNRQISERMFLAEKTVKNYVSRLLTKLGMERRTQAAVLATELRGQRQ
- a CDS encoding Acg family FMN-binding oxidoreductase, with product MTLHVAPAGQLSTDQVASALRAATLAPSTHNTQPWLFASGPDGIELYADADRTLPVVDADRRELLLSCGAALFNLRTAIHAMGVHPATSLMPRRDDPDLLALVLPQATAPIDRRLAVLATAIPKRHTNRTPFAAEPVPAAAIGRLRHAAEVEHAWMPQLDAGQVAGLRDLVRKSHRVQMADPAFVAEWQRWTGRGQGNRDGVPFAAGGTVAADDTWVLRDYGTSSRAPSAGPLVVVIGTFGDTPTDRLRAGQAMQRVLLTATAEGIDASFVSQPVEVPAVRAQLRDLLGGGLWPQIVLRLGYGSPVSWTPRRTLDDVLVEPSPLIA